One stretch of Thermodesulfobacteriota bacterium DNA includes these proteins:
- a CDS encoding glycosyltransferase family 4 protein, with amino-acid sequence MRVLIYTHRFPPSEGGMQTQCLNMARGLQEAGKEVIVLAPSYTSDEKELDKKNGLKVIRIPFIGKNRGPLLKYVLGFFYLTAVLLWYHPNIVFFIHKETQIIGGMFPLFPFKYMVRATARPDFLSYSFREFWLIPLIFMIKRMYSSATRIICHSHTVKEVLERAQISMENVVVIGSGVEKRFLSEPPRVEVLHKLKEKFGIQKGEKVILTVARVVRRKGQDSVINALSRIINEFPKIKYLIVGDGDYKGTLVTLVKKLGLTDKVIFTGEIPHDDIIHFYDICDVFTMLNRPIGGKIEGLPNALLEAAARGKPIIAGANFGSLEVVEDGKSGYLVNPDNADEIRTAILDLLKNEDKALAFGKKGKQRVQNFYTEDIMMNELLRVLEDLNGVPSKDALGRDFT; translated from the coding sequence ATGAGGGTGCTGATATACACTCACCGGTTTCCCCCCTCCGAGGGTGGCATGCAAACCCAATGCCTGAACATGGCAAGGGGGCTTCAGGAAGCGGGAAAAGAAGTTATAGTTCTTGCCCCAAGTTACACTTCGGATGAAAAGGAATTAGATAAAAAAAATGGCCTTAAGGTCATACGGATACCATTTATAGGAAAAAACCGGGGGCCACTTTTGAAGTATGTATTGGGGTTCTTTTATTTAACGGCGGTTCTCCTTTGGTATCACCCCAATATAGTGTTTTTCATCCATAAGGAGACACAGATTATAGGGGGAATGTTCCCATTATTCCCATTTAAGTACATGGTAAGGGCAACCGCCAGACCGGATTTTCTATCCTATTCATTCAGAGAGTTCTGGTTAATTCCCCTAATATTCATGATCAAGAGAATGTACTCAAGTGCAACAAGAATTATATGCCACAGCCATACCGTCAAAGAAGTCCTCGAACGAGCTCAAATTTCTATGGAAAACGTAGTGGTCATAGGCAGCGGAGTGGAAAAAAGATTTCTTTCTGAACCGCCTAGAGTTGAAGTCCTTCACAAGCTCAAAGAAAAGTTCGGAATTCAAAAAGGAGAGAAGGTGATTCTAACAGTGGCAAGGGTTGTAAGGAGAAAGGGACAGGACTCGGTCATAAATGCGCTTTCCCGAATAATAAATGAGTTCCCAAAGATAAAATATTTGATCGTAGGGGACGGGGATTACAAAGGAACGCTTGTAACCCTGGTGAAAAAGCTCGGGTTAACAGACAAGGTAATATTCACCGGTGAAATTCCGCACGACGATATAATCCATTTCTACGACATTTGTGATGTTTTCACGATGCTTAACAGACCTATTGGTGGAAAGATAGAGGGGCTTCCTAACGCTCTGTTAGAGGCCGCAGCCAGGGGAAAGCCCATCATAGCCGGGGCGAATTTTGGCTCCCTTGAAGTAGTGGAGGATGGCAAAAGCGGTTACTTGGTGAATCCCGATAATGCGGATGAGATCAGAACCGCTATTTTGGACCTACTTAAAAACGAGGATAAGGCCCTGGCTTTCGGGAAAAAGGGAAAGCAAAGAGTTCAAAATTTTTATACTGAAGATATTATGATGAATGAATTACTGAGGGTTTTAGAGGATCTTAACGGTGTCCCCTCAAAAGATGCCTTAGGAAGGGATTTTACTTAG
- a CDS encoding sulfotransferase, with amino-acid sequence MENPGSIKYLLRDQEARALFADFISFIMKTPRAISFLGLIKYLHYRTPVNLDRPWGWKDPRNTYTLPLWLDIFPDAKVIHICRHGVDVVNSLMMRRKRGLFRLKDRHPSLKRLYWLYLMLKFVPKPRLFVDLRCDSLEEGLSMWEEYIEEARAHLNGLKDRAIEVKYEDLLAEPARLLRSISDFCGLRATDKDIQMVASKVRPDRAYAYRCDPELEAFTARVALRLRAHGY; translated from the coding sequence TTGGAAAATCCGGGCTCGATCAAATATCTTCTTAGGGATCAAGAGGCTAGAGCATTATTTGCTGATTTTATTAGTTTCATAATGAAAACTCCAAGGGCAATTTCGTTCCTGGGCTTGATTAAATATTTACATTATCGAACTCCAGTCAATCTGGATAGGCCATGGGGCTGGAAAGATCCCCGCAACACTTATACCTTGCCTTTATGGTTGGATATATTCCCTGATGCTAAGGTGATTCACATATGTCGGCATGGGGTAGATGTAGTAAATAGCTTAATGATGAGGCGCAAAAGGGGTCTCTTCCGTTTAAAAGATAGGCACCCAAGTTTAAAACGTCTCTATTGGCTCTATTTAATGTTGAAGTTTGTGCCCAAGCCCCGTCTCTTCGTTGATTTGAGGTGTGACTCTCTTGAGGAGGGGCTGTCGATGTGGGAAGAATACATCGAAGAAGCTAGAGCCCACTTGAACGGTCTAAAAGATAGAGCTATTGAGGTTAAATATGAGGATCTTTTGGCTGAGCCTGCCAGATTACTGAGGTCCATATCGGACTTTTGTGGACTCCGGGCCACGGATAAAGATATTCAAATGGTGGCGAGTAAGGTGAGACCGGACCGTGCTTATGCTTACCGGTGTGATCCAGAGCTAGAGGCTTTCACAGCTCGTGTGGCTCTACGTTTGAGGGCGCATGGTTACTAG